From a single Bacteroidota bacterium genomic region:
- a CDS encoding CFI-box-CTERM domain-containing protein: MSEGNESLERKFERILGEDGVPDSGDEKQPEEKDVDEVRLSRREKRRRERMAQQQKEDEEIRNINEYWYKDPNISVKIPKPDAPYEELEASLLENRVTLETLKRTYCRSKKRNHQIITDAYLHEIKRYVMAIEGIKDILAARAEDYRIYYTDREHPNVACRRIVLDCFVASNLYGMYAYETDVLRLYRDVRLSKSAAGRLFIDVYYRFIGRSVAALLHRFPRLKQPTKRIMDFVVARVARLI, translated from the coding sequence ATGAGCGAAGGTAACGAAAGTCTTGAGAGAAAATTTGAGCGCATCCTCGGTGAGGATGGGGTCCCTGATTCTGGTGATGAAAAGCAGCCCGAAGAAAAGGACGTTGATGAGGTACGACTGAGTCGGCGAGAAAAACGCCGGCGGGAGCGGATGGCACAGCAGCAGAAAGAAGACGAAGAGATCCGCAATATCAACGAATACTGGTACAAAGACCCCAACATTTCTGTTAAAATCCCAAAGCCAGACGCCCCCTACGAAGAGCTAGAGGCGTCCTTGCTGGAGAACCGGGTAACGCTGGAAACGCTGAAGCGTACGTACTGCCGTTCAAAAAAACGCAACCATCAGATCATCACCGATGCATACCTGCATGAAATCAAGCGGTACGTGATGGCTATCGAAGGTATTAAAGACATTCTGGCTGCGCGCGCAGAAGATTACCGTATTTACTACACCGACCGAGAGCACCCGAATGTGGCCTGCCGGCGTATTGTGCTTGACTGTTTTGTCGCTTCAAATCTCTACGGGATGTACGCGTACGAAACGGATGTTTTGCGACTCTATCGCGACGTTCGACTTTCAAAAAGTGCGGCGGGCCGGCTTTTCATCGACGTCTACTACCGATTCATTGGCCGTAGCGTTGCAGCGCTATTACACCGCTTTCCGCGCTTAAAGCAGCCCACAAAGCGTATCATGGATTTTGTCGTAGCGCGTGTAGCACGTTTGATCTAA
- a CDS encoding ABC transporter ATP-binding protein, whose amino-acid sequence MNKLTLDNVAKRFGRRILFRKLSCAVEGGQALAITGANGSGKSTLLKIIAGVMTPTKGDVDLELSGEKVLPPDRPLRTGFVSPYLNVYDGFSARENLEFIARARRLSLAGQTIDDLIALVTLKGREHDLVKTYSSGMKQRVKFAAAMLTKPDVLILDEPTTNLDAAGIAMVRTVMDMQRSRNGILILASNNVDEAAWCNASVNIEDHR is encoded by the coding sequence ATGAATAAGCTTACGTTAGACAATGTCGCAAAGCGCTTTGGCCGGCGAATTCTGTTCAGGAAGTTGTCCTGCGCGGTTGAAGGTGGGCAAGCCCTGGCAATTACTGGTGCCAACGGATCGGGGAAATCCACTTTGTTGAAAATCATTGCAGGCGTAATGACGCCAACAAAGGGTGATGTTGACCTTGAGCTTTCGGGAGAGAAGGTACTACCGCCAGATCGCCCGCTCCGCACGGGTTTTGTGTCACCCTATCTCAATGTGTACGACGGCTTTTCTGCGCGAGAAAACCTGGAGTTTATCGCGCGCGCGCGCCGGCTTTCTCTGGCAGGGCAGACAATTGATGACCTGATCGCGCTGGTCACCTTAAAGGGCCGGGAGCACGACCTTGTAAAAACGTATTCTTCGGGAATGAAGCAGCGGGTAAAGTTTGCCGCAGCGATGCTCACAAAACCCGACGTGTTGATTTTGGATGAGCCAACAACCAACCTTGACGCAGCCGGCATTGCAATGGTGCGGACTGTCATGGATATGCAACGGTCGCGCAACGGCATCCTTATTCTCGCTTCGAACAATGTGGATGAAGCAGCATGGTGTAACGCCAGCGTTAATATCGAAGACCATCGTTAA
- a CDS encoding ThuA domain-containing protein, with the protein MHSRHLTSILLMLVVLLAAACQTATGDSNAPAVKEANKQVLLLSGQNNHDWKETHIFLQEIIGESEHFDLTVTLTPEKGADAAAWDAWQPAFADYDAVVFDYNGEMWPEVHRQAFESYISGGGTAYMVHASNNPFPGWTAYEEMVGILWRGKDTGTRIYMNDEDALVDHPPGADLGAGHGKVHDWQIQVRNTSHPIMKDIPPVWLHAHDELYHGQRGPAANMKILATAYSDPEFGGSGQHELMMWWIPYGDGKVLTFLAGHHWPKQDNINAFMCIGFRTMINRGLEWLTTGDVTSPVPDNFPTADAVSLKAAN; encoded by the coding sequence ATGCACTCCCGACACCTTACATCCATCCTGCTGATGCTAGTTGTATTGCTCGCTGCAGCATGTCAAACCGCAACAGGAGACAGCAATGCGCCGGCAGTAAAAGAGGCCAACAAACAAGTCTTGTTGCTATCCGGACAAAACAATCACGACTGGAAAGAAACCCACATATTCCTGCAAGAAATCATTGGTGAATCAGAGCACTTCGACCTGACTGTCACCTTAACGCCCGAAAAAGGGGCAGATGCTGCCGCCTGGGATGCCTGGCAGCCAGCATTTGCAGACTACGACGCCGTGGTTTTCGACTACAACGGTGAGATGTGGCCCGAAGTGCACAGACAGGCATTTGAGTCATACATTTCCGGAGGCGGAACGGCCTACATGGTACACGCCAGCAACAACCCATTTCCGGGTTGGACTGCCTACGAAGAAATGGTTGGCATACTCTGGCGCGGTAAAGACACCGGGACCCGTATCTACATGAACGACGAAGACGCGCTGGTCGATCATCCGCCAGGAGCAGACCTGGGAGCCGGCCATGGCAAAGTACATGACTGGCAAATTCAGGTGCGCAACACTTCGCACCCGATCATGAAGGACATTCCGCCCGTTTGGTTGCATGCGCATGATGAATTGTATCATGGCCAACGCGGACCTGCAGCAAACATGAAAATCCTTGCAACTGCCTATTCGGATCCCGAATTTGGCGGCAGTGGGCAGCACGAATTGATGATGTGGTGGATCCCATACGGGGATGGCAAAGTACTCACGTTCCTTGCGGGCCATCATTGGCCCAAACAAGACAATATCAATGCATTCATGTGTATTGGATTCCGGACTATGATCAACCGGGGCCTGGAGTGGCTAACAACAGGCGATGTCACTTCGCCTGTCCCAGACAACTTTCCCACTGCAGATGCAGTTAGTCTGAAGGCTGCCAACTAA
- a CDS encoding sulfatase-like hydrolase/transferase, protein MVLFCIAGCSGGEEFGDAAPVQPNIILIMADDLGYETLGVNGSTAYSTPNLDQLAETGMRFTAAYSTPLCTPSRVQLMTGKYNFRNYVGFGILDPEERTFGHMMQDAGYRTAIAGKWQLYGNRQQRQLFNRTGAKPAEAGFDAYYLWQIDERPPNRFKNPGLNLNSETVQHLDGAFGPDVFADSLIGFMAQNKDRPFFAYYPMVLTHDPFQPTPGHPDYPAFNPADSNLNDAAYFADNVAYMDKIVGRLVEALDDQGIREQTLVLFIGDNGTDRDVTSAYGDRQIRGDKGNPTKYGTHVPMIANWSGTIAEGAVNNNLIDFTDFLPTLADLAGVALPEGDTLDGLSFHKQLVAQADSVRSWVFCHYAPQWGRFEHVRYVHNHTWKLYEDGRVFNMMKDPRERRPVPRENLDANEVQLMQSFEEVLAQMQ, encoded by the coding sequence GTGGTACTCTTTTGTATTGCCGGATGCAGCGGGGGAGAGGAGTTTGGGGACGCTGCGCCGGTACAGCCAAATATCATTTTGATTATGGCTGACGATCTTGGGTATGAAACCCTTGGGGTTAATGGGAGCACTGCATATTCCACGCCAAATTTAGATCAACTTGCCGAAACCGGCATGCGATTCACGGCTGCATATTCAACGCCGCTTTGTACACCATCGCGTGTACAACTGATGACTGGGAAGTACAACTTTAGAAATTACGTCGGTTTTGGCATTCTGGATCCTGAAGAACGAACTTTTGGGCATATGATGCAGGACGCCGGCTACCGTACCGCAATTGCCGGTAAATGGCAACTCTACGGCAACCGCCAGCAACGCCAACTTTTTAATCGCACAGGTGCAAAACCGGCTGAAGCTGGCTTTGATGCCTATTATCTCTGGCAGATTGACGAACGGCCCCCAAACCGCTTCAAAAATCCCGGCTTGAATCTAAACAGTGAAACCGTACAACATCTCGACGGCGCCTTCGGGCCAGATGTGTTTGCTGATTCGCTCATTGGATTCATGGCGCAAAACAAGGATCGTCCCTTTTTTGCATACTATCCCATGGTGCTCACGCATGATCCGTTTCAGCCAACTCCCGGGCACCCGGATTATCCCGCTTTTAATCCGGCAGATTCCAATCTCAATGACGCCGCTTATTTTGCAGACAATGTCGCGTATATGGATAAAATTGTTGGCCGACTTGTCGAAGCGCTGGATGACCAGGGCATTCGAGAACAGACCCTCGTGCTGTTCATTGGTGACAATGGGACGGACAGGGATGTCACGTCAGCGTATGGCGACAGGCAAATCCGTGGTGACAAAGGCAATCCCACAAAGTATGGTACCCATGTGCCCATGATTGCCAACTGGTCGGGCACAATCGCTGAAGGGGCTGTGAACAACAACCTGATAGATTTTACCGACTTTCTTCCCACCCTGGCTGACCTGGCAGGTGTTGCGTTGCCTGAAGGGGATACACTTGATGGGCTTAGTTTCCACAAACAACTTGTTGCACAGGCAGATAGCGTCCGCTCCTGGGTGTTTTGCCACTACGCACCGCAATGGGGCCGGTTTGAACACGTCCGGTATGTACACAACCATACCTGGAAGCTATACGAAGATGGTCGCGTGTTTAATATGATGAAGGATCCCAGGGAGCGCCGGCCTGTGCCGCGCGAGAACCTGGATGCAAATGAAGTGCAACTGATGCAGTCATTTGAGGAGGTGTTGGCTCAAATGCAGTAA
- a CDS encoding DNA polymerase domain-containing protein translates to MTPETNPKAQTPRPTADQHDVALFGKSNTREIVAVHPVTDKRNREASFVRVYSRDVAQDKVTSSDAQVYPFFFLSTIDCLHGFPRARYQYQELGGDNFYRYLVVFKSWNAYWDAIRHVEQTTNQKGRTPDELYLVTNPVQQYLMQTGETCFKGMPFEALHRMQLDIEVYSEAGFPNAKRAGDEIIIIALSDNRGWEKLLHSKNSSEKAILEELVAVIQDKDPDVIEGHNIFAFDFMYLMERYRKYRIPFRIGRDQSEPRTYPSSMRFAERSIDFPALQIAGRHVVDTYFQVMSYDVFKRDLPGYGLKVVAKYFGFAPEDRTYVEGDKIAETWRTDPDLLLRYALDDVRETERLARHLSGSTFHLTRMLPMPYGQVARTGPAAKIESLFVREYLRQKQALPKSTWGSQTLGGYTDVFLTGVTGPIVYADVESLYPSIMLNYNIQPAQDHLGLFPYLLRRLTDLRFESKNGMKTAETEEERSELDARQSSYKVLINSFYGNLGFSHAAFNDFAEADRVASIGQQILRKIIALLDREKATVIEVDTDGVLFTPPDTCRGEAAERAFLEKLNKEMPAGIRIGFDGRFKKMLSYKKKNYALLTYEEQLKFKGSSLVSRSNERFGRDFVAEAIRLLLDEDVAGLHALYLATRDKIVQHAWQQVQEFSKTETLKDTITRYKEDVLTGKRTRAASYELALKRQQASGQPVKKGDRISYYIAGTGLGSASFELAKLADEWSPDQPDENTAYYLKRLDEFARKFEPFFTDTDFRLIFSPEDLFGFDPSGIKILSHYTAPQHLETDTPF, encoded by the coding sequence TTGACACCCGAGACAAATCCAAAAGCCCAGACGCCCAGGCCAACCGCCGACCAACACGATGTTGCCCTGTTCGGCAAATCAAATACGCGGGAGATAGTTGCCGTGCATCCTGTTACAGACAAACGTAACCGCGAAGCCTCCTTTGTTCGTGTATACAGCAGAGACGTGGCGCAAGACAAGGTTACGAGCAGTGACGCGCAGGTTTATCCGTTCTTCTTCCTCTCCACCATCGACTGCCTTCATGGCTTCCCACGAGCCAGGTACCAATATCAAGAACTTGGTGGTGATAATTTTTACCGATACCTGGTAGTTTTCAAGAGCTGGAATGCATACTGGGATGCAATTCGGCATGTTGAGCAAACAACCAACCAGAAAGGCCGAACACCAGACGAACTGTATTTGGTAACCAATCCGGTGCAGCAATACCTGATGCAGACAGGAGAGACTTGCTTCAAAGGGATGCCTTTTGAGGCGCTCCACCGCATGCAGTTGGATATTGAAGTATACTCCGAAGCCGGCTTTCCCAATGCAAAACGCGCCGGCGATGAAATAATCATCATTGCACTTTCAGACAACCGGGGCTGGGAAAAGCTTTTGCATTCCAAAAACAGCTCTGAAAAAGCCATCCTCGAAGAGCTCGTAGCAGTCATTCAGGACAAAGACCCTGATGTAATCGAAGGCCACAACATTTTCGCCTTTGACTTTATGTACCTGATGGAGCGTTACCGCAAGTACCGTATCCCGTTTCGCATTGGTCGGGACCAGTCAGAACCTCGCACGTATCCTTCCAGCATGCGTTTTGCAGAGCGCAGCATAGATTTCCCCGCGCTTCAAATAGCCGGCCGGCACGTGGTAGACACCTATTTCCAGGTGATGTCCTACGATGTCTTCAAGCGCGACCTACCAGGTTATGGCCTTAAAGTGGTCGCAAAATACTTTGGCTTTGCCCCGGAAGACCGTACGTATGTGGAAGGGGACAAAATTGCAGAGACCTGGCGAACGGATCCTGATCTCTTGCTGCGGTACGCGCTGGATGATGTCCGGGAAACCGAACGCCTTGCCCGACACCTATCGGGGTCAACGTTTCATCTGACGCGCATGCTGCCCATGCCTTATGGACAGGTTGCGCGTACGGGGCCGGCTGCAAAAATTGAGTCGCTGTTTGTTCGCGAGTACCTGCGTCAGAAACAGGCCCTGCCCAAAAGCACCTGGGGCAGCCAGACGCTTGGTGGATACACAGACGTATTTCTGACCGGCGTTACAGGACCGATTGTGTATGCGGATGTAGAAAGCCTCTACCCGTCTATTATGCTGAACTACAACATTCAGCCGGCGCAGGATCACCTTGGGCTTTTTCCTTACCTGCTTCGCCGGCTTACCGACCTGCGGTTTGAATCCAAAAACGGCATGAAAACCGCTGAAACAGAAGAAGAACGCAGCGAATTGGATGCACGCCAGAGCTCATACAAGGTGCTGATCAACTCCTTCTATGGCAATCTCGGCTTTAGCCATGCGGCCTTTAATGATTTTGCTGAAGCCGACAGGGTTGCTTCAATTGGACAGCAAATCCTCCGCAAAATCATTGCATTGCTCGATCGGGAAAAAGCCACAGTAATCGAAGTGGATACGGATGGCGTACTTTTTACGCCGCCCGATACATGTCGGGGTGAGGCAGCAGAGCGCGCATTCCTGGAAAAACTCAACAAAGAAATGCCCGCCGGCATCCGGATCGGGTTTGATGGGCGGTTCAAGAAAATGTTATCTTATAAAAAGAAAAACTATGCACTCCTGACCTACGAAGAGCAATTAAAATTCAAAGGCTCATCGCTTGTATCACGGTCAAATGAGCGCTTTGGGCGGGACTTTGTCGCTGAAGCTATCAGGCTACTGTTGGACGAAGATGTTGCCGGTCTGCATGCGCTTTACCTGGCAACACGGGATAAAATTGTGCAGCATGCATGGCAACAGGTGCAGGAATTTTCAAAAACAGAGACACTAAAGGATACCATTACGCGTTATAAAGAAGACGTGTTGACCGGCAAGAGAACCCGGGCAGCATCTTATGAGTTGGCCCTTAAGCGCCAGCAAGCCTCCGGGCAGCCAGTAAAAAAGGGGGATAGAATCTCGTATTATATTGCCGGCACAGGGCTCGGCTCGGCTTCTTTTGAGCTGGCCAAACTTGCTGATGAATGGTCGCCCGATCAGCCAGACGAGAACACTGCATATTATCTCAAACGTCTGGATGAGTTTGCACGCAAATTTGAACCCTTTTTTACCGATACTGACTTCCGCTTGATATTTTCGCCCGAAGATCTCTTCGGCTTTGATCCTTCAGGCATCAAGATCCTCTCACACTACACGGCCCCACAGCACCTGGAAACGGATACCCCGTTCTGA
- a CDS encoding SDR family oxidoreductase, whose translation MPRKNIFITGAAAGIGKETARLFAAKDWFVGLFDIDEAGLKTLSDELGEANACWHVLDVTDTQSVADAVAFFGEKTGQSMHVLFNNAGIIHAGDIDAISLAQHKQLIDVNVWGVINCSVQALPLLKQTKGAAIVNMSSASALYGHPSLTSYAASKMAVRSITEGMDLGLEKHGIRVSDVMPIWVKTNLAKNAANEWQGLKNSDVKITPQAVAKRVWKAAHSKKLHWLMGAETYVYSFLGKIMPAAITRRTAAIITKD comes from the coding sequence ATGCCCCGGAAAAATATTTTTATCACAGGAGCAGCAGCAGGCATCGGCAAAGAAACAGCGCGACTTTTTGCAGCAAAAGACTGGTTCGTTGGATTGTTCGATATAGACGAAGCCGGCCTAAAAACGCTATCAGACGAATTGGGCGAAGCCAATGCTTGCTGGCATGTACTTGATGTCACCGATACACAAAGTGTAGCTGATGCAGTCGCTTTTTTTGGTGAAAAGACTGGCCAATCCATGCACGTCTTGTTCAATAATGCCGGCATCATACACGCCGGCGATATCGACGCGATAAGCCTTGCACAACACAAACAGCTGATCGATGTGAATGTATGGGGCGTTATCAATTGCTCTGTGCAGGCACTTCCCCTGTTAAAGCAAACAAAAGGCGCAGCCATCGTGAACATGTCATCCGCGTCTGCACTGTACGGGCATCCGTCCCTCACAAGTTATGCGGCATCAAAAATGGCTGTACGCAGCATCACGGAAGGCATGGACCTTGGACTGGAAAAGCATGGCATACGGGTATCTGACGTTATGCCGATCTGGGTAAAAACCAACCTTGCAAAAAACGCCGCGAATGAGTGGCAGGGGCTCAAGAACAGTGATGTAAAAATTACGCCGCAGGCTGTGGCCAAACGCGTCTGGAAAGCTGCCCACAGTAAAAAATTGCACTGGTTGATGGGCGCCGAAACCTACGTATACAGCTTTCTTGGAAAGATAATGCCAGCTGCGATAACGCGCCGTACAGCTGCAATCATCACAAAAGACTGA
- a CDS encoding SDR family oxidoreductase has product MARILVAGATGNLGKQIVAELKKQNHWVRALTRKPMRLFPMADEVVGGDLNLVHSLNAACGNIDIIISAAGASVNPSLARKEGDYNSIDYQGHRNLLRVAGNSGIKRFIYVSVFSTPALQHLEYISAHTRFADELKAAGLSYAIIQPTGFFSSFDAILDIAAAGIAPLIGDGNAVTNPIHEADLARVCVDAIDGPNREIPVGGPEIFTRKQIFELAFRILNKKPRFIRVPGAAISAQSRIMSYFNPRVSQLLLFLQQVSKVDVVAPASGSHRLGTYFEEKVSVTANS; this is encoded by the coding sequence ATGGCCCGCATATTAGTAGCCGGCGCAACCGGCAATTTAGGAAAACAAATTGTTGCCGAGCTAAAAAAACAAAACCATTGGGTTCGGGCGTTGACCCGCAAACCCATGCGCCTCTTTCCGATGGCTGATGAAGTTGTTGGAGGTGACTTGAACCTCGTGCACTCCCTCAATGCTGCCTGTGGCAATATCGACATCATCATCTCGGCAGCCGGCGCAAGTGTAAATCCTTCCCTTGCTCGGAAGGAAGGTGACTACAATTCGATTGATTATCAGGGGCACCGCAACCTGTTGCGCGTTGCCGGCAACTCTGGCATTAAACGGTTTATCTACGTTTCTGTCTTTTCGACGCCGGCGCTGCAGCATCTAGAATACATCAGCGCCCACACGCGGTTTGCGGATGAATTGAAAGCAGCCGGCCTGTCGTATGCTATCATCCAACCCACGGGTTTCTTTAGTTCATTTGATGCGATCCTGGATATAGCCGCAGCTGGCATTGCACCCTTGATTGGAGATGGCAACGCCGTCACAAACCCCATTCATGAGGCAGATTTGGCCCGTGTATGCGTTGATGCCATCGACGGGCCCAATCGGGAAATCCCGGTGGGTGGCCCGGAAATCTTTACACGGAAACAGATCTTTGAACTGGCATTCAGGATTCTCAACAAGAAACCGCGTTTCATTCGCGTGCCAGGTGCGGCTATATCAGCACAGAGCAGGATTATGTCGTACTTTAACCCGCGTGTATCGCAACTGCTGCTTTTTCTGCAGCAAGTCAGTAAGGTAGACGTGGTAGCGCCGGCATCCGGCTCACATCGCCTGGGTACATATTTTGAAGAGAAAGTAAGTGTAACAGCAAATTCCTAG
- a CDS encoding DUF4399 domain-containing protein, whose translation MKTNVSLLFVLLMVFTVTGACAQQMERSASPAGASAYIISPAHGEMITGPVTVKFGLQGMGIAPAGIKYPDAGHHHLLINATGLPDLNMPIPADEVHKHFGKGQTETILDLEPGTYTLQVLLGDQNHVPHDPPVMSEVITIVVK comes from the coding sequence ATGAAAACGAATGTTTCTTTACTCTTTGTTTTGTTGATGGTGTTTACGGTCACGGGTGCATGCGCGCAACAGATGGAACGCAGTGCATCGCCAGCCGGCGCATCAGCTTATATTATTTCGCCGGCACATGGTGAAATGATCACCGGCCCTGTTACAGTGAAATTTGGTTTGCAAGGCATGGGCATTGCACCGGCCGGCATCAAATACCCTGACGCAGGCCACCACCACCTGCTGATCAACGCTACCGGACTGCCCGACCTCAACATGCCTATCCCGGCTGATGAAGTCCATAAACACTTTGGTAAAGGACAAACAGAAACGATCCTCGACCTTGAGCCCGGTACGTATACCTTGCAAGTGTTGCTAGGCGACCAGAACCATGTGCCACATGATCCACCAGTGATGTCAGAAGTAATCACCATTGTGGTCAAGTAG